The window GCATCACCCAGTGGCCAGcatcctgctgtccccagcaccGCTCCGTCCCCGGGTACCACCACCACGGGtgccccgtccccatccccaccccctGCTCCGAGCGTCCCCACAACAAGCTGCCAGGAATCGCTCGTGCCTTCTCCCCGAGGACATCTCACTCCCTTCTCACCTGCGGTGGCACATCggaggtgggagctgctgcttggaggTGCTGCCGTCGTCGCTGCATACATTTATCCGCCCCCTGCGCTTCCCTTGGCTGGTGCAGGGAGGGGAGCGTGCCATCCGAGCGCTGCGGCGCGGGTGCACGGCGCAGCTGGGTGCTCCGAGCTGCCCAGAAGTGCAGGATGGAGGTGGAGGGGGGGATGGGCTGCCAGGCTGGAGGGCACGGGGTGTCTGgggaagaggatgaggaggaaggggttgaaactgaaagaagggaggTGGAGGCGTGAGGAGGAAGTTCTTTGCTcggagggcggtgaggccctggcactgctgcccagaggagAGTGGGTGCCTCATTCCTGGGGGTGCTCGGGGACATGGGTGGGAACCTGGGCGGCTGATGGGGAGtgggagcagcccagggcagggggtggAGCTGGGGGGCTTTGggatccttccaacccaaccaccccATGGCAACGTGGTCTTGGAGGCCCCATTTGTCCTCAGCACCTGCacacccagctctgcttccctgcAAAGGATCTGCCCTGGGGAAGGTCAGGCGTTGCCACCGCCCGCTCTTAGGGCATCCCCACACTGCTGGAGAAAAAGGCTTTGGGGTGGGCTGCTGCCGGGGAACCCCATTTTGCCCATCCTCCAAGCTGAAGCCAGCAAGTCTGGGAGGATTCCCACTGGAAGGGGACCTGGTTTGGGACACCGGGGAGCACTGGTTTGTTGGCGTGGGGCATCAGAAAGCATCGGGGGGGCTGTCAGGGACACCTGCAGGCTCCGCTTTGCTCTCCCAGCGTGACTCCCTGCTCACACAAGGCTTTTGGGGTGCACCCCATGGAACCAACCCCTCCTCACCACCACCCCGCGCTTTACCCGTGCTCTGGGACGGATCCACGCAGCGCACGGCTCCAAGGAAAAGACAAGAAGCTTCTCCCCCGCTCCCGGGTAGATCAGCATCCTCCCACGGCGCTGCCAGCATCATCCTCATCTCCATGGCAACCCAGCATCCCCCGGCTGCTTTCGGCAGAGCCGGGGTGTCAGCGCTGCGCATTTGACGCCCTGGGTCCCCCACGCGAGGTTGGCCGTGAAGCAAGTGGGAAGGAGAGCAGGGACTGGGCTTTATTTCGGATGGGGAGGACGCCAGCTGCTGTCGAGCTCGGGGACCAAGCTCCTTCCCCAAGCAGAAGGCATCGGAAGGGGAAGAGATGGGAAACGCATCGGGAGAGCACCCAGGAACGGTGCCCACCCTCCTGCGACGGGCACCGCTGGGAGCGGGAGCCCACGTGGattcctccagcacagcaggagcgTTGAACTCatctctgcagcatcccagccccAAAAAACCCTTTGCGTGCGGGTGGGCAGCGCTCCCCGATTGGTGGAGGAATCAGGGTTGGTGGTGGGTGCTGCGATGGGAGAAGCAATGGGTCAGCACGGAGGGAGGAGTGGTCCCACACCTGGGGGGTGGGCAAGGGGAAAGGGGAACAGCACCAGCCCCAAAGGGGACAACAGGATGTGGCACCAAGgggggagggagcagagggtCCCATCCTGTGCACCCCCACCCTGTGACACCCTGTGTCCCCAAAGGCCACCAGCCGTCCTCATACCCAGGGCACCCCAGGGTGTCCTGTCCCCCTgagtggggacactgggagaGCCCAGAGCCATCCAGCCAGCAGGATGGGTGAGTGAGACCGCAAAGGGCTCGGAAAAGCCCTCTGGAGTTAACGAACTCTGCTAATGAGAGGGGAATTCCAGGAAGGGAAATAACCCGGGGGGCATCCGGGAGGGAGGGGTCTTGGCACAGGGACGGACCACAATGGATGGGCCAAATCGGCTCTGGAACGTGATTGACCTGGGGCTGGAActgtgccccccccccagcGTCGCATCCCAGCTCCCCTCATCCAGCTGGGGGTCAGGGCCCCCACTGAGAAAATATCGCTCCAGGAGCTGCACCGAAGCCGGGAGGGGGGGGTGGGATTTGCAGCGAGGGGCACGGGGAAGAGTGCAGGACCCGCAGACAGAGGCGCTGCTTGGAGGTGACGACACCAAGAGCAAGCACAGGGTCACGGCCAGCGTCCCCTCCTGGGGACCACAGGGTGCACCCATGGGATCCCAAAGGAGAAGCTGTGCTCCGAGACCGCTCCCATCACCGGCACAGCCCCAGGGTCCCCTGTGCCCTTTCCTACAAACCCACGGTGAGGAAGCAGCCTGACCCCACAGCTCGAGGCGTGGGCAAAGCCCTCCCCGTGTCCTGCGCTCAGCCCGTGTCCGAAACCTCCTCTGAGCACCCGCATCCCACTGGGTCACCCCACAGCCgtgccgtggggctggggacccTGATGGGGGATGGAGGTGGCCTGTGGCATCCTTTGGATGTCCCCAAGAACGTCACCCAAGTGATGGGTCACGGGGATGGCGGGTGTCACGGGCGCAGCACACGGGGTGATGGGGAAGGCGGGTGGGTTGGGGGTCTGGGGTCTGTCTGCAGGATGGGCCAGGGGGGATGCAGCTGAGGGGTGGTCTCCAAACCACAGAAAGGGCTGCAGACATGGACCACGGGGTCAGTGGGCATCGTAGGAGCACCACGCATGGGAGTCAGTGGGGGTGGGCTCTTTTTGGTGTCGAGACGTGGTAGAACAGgggggcaatgggcagaaaaTGGGCTCAGCCACCACTCTGGGGTTGGGGGCAGTGGGGTCGGGAGGACCCCATTCATCCAAAGGAGTTGGCAGCAGGAAAGCACCCCGGCTCAgggagcagcggggctgggTGCTCGTGGGCCAGCAGCAGGCGGGACAGGGCAGGCAGCAATTAGCAGTTTGCTTTATTGGAAGCTTTGTTGGGAGGGGAGAGCCGCAGGGCGAGCTGGGGGCATCGGCGGCACCTGGGGACGGAGCAGAGCCCACGGGCAGGGCACCACGTCCCTATACTCCCCACGCCGGCTGCTCTCTACTCTGCAgggagagaggagcagagaggtgagctgtgtccccatccccgggcaggaggagctgggggtgcccccCAGCATCGCAGCACCCAAACTTTCCCCCCCCCTTGATGCCCCGGTGCCCCTCTCACTCGCTTTGCCCCCGATCAGCAGCCTCACCGCCCCCGCCAGGGTGTCCCCCAGGGAGCGCAGGAGGCTTTCCACCACGTCGGCCAAGTCCACCAGAGCTCCTTCGCCGGCTCTGCCGCTCACCTTCACATCTGCGGGGAGAAATGGGGGTCTGGGGGCCGCCCCCTCCGCGAGCTGTGCCTGCAcggacccccccccccccatgcccccaccccatccccgGGGCTGCTTcgtgctgcagggagctcagaTCCTGCTGCCCCATCGTGCGCCCGCTTtggaggcagggagggatgcGGGAGCTTCACTCACCTCGAGAGCACAAGGGGAGCCCCCAAAGAGTTCCCTGGACGACTGGGATGCTCGGGGAGTTCCCAGTGAAacctcagccctgcagctcagcccccagccccactgctccccaggCGGGACCCCCACTCACCGCTCCCCGCAGTCGGCGTCTCATTGACGGGCACTGCGAACGGAAGGGACACCGGGTTGGGGGGTGTCGGCGTGGGGACAGCCCGCCCCACTCGTGGGACGGACATCCCCGTGGCCCTTCGGGGTCCTGCCCTACTCACAGCCCGCAGCCAGGCAGCAGGCCAGCCCCGCCAGCAGCAGGATTGCGTAGAGCTTCATCGTCCCCACGGAGATCGGGAGGTGACCGCAGCCCCAGGGTGAAGCCCGGGCTCCGTTCTGCCCCTTATGAAGGCAGCGGGCACCAACCGGAGGGGACGGGGTGCTGGGAAGTTGCTGTGCCCGGGCACTGGGCCAGCGTGGGATTAGCAGGGatcagcccagcagccccaagGGGAGCACGGAGCGGATGGCACCGGCCAAAACTCTCCTGCTCCCCCAAGGGCTGCATGTGAGGGAGCGATTCCGGAGTGTTCCAAAGCCCCGATGGGTTGGGTGGCTGCTACCTGCATCCCCAGGACACCCCATACCCCCCCAGGACATCCCCTACCCCCCCCAGCGCACTCCATGGCATGGGGCAGAGCACCTCTCCCTCCCGTTTTGGGGACGTGGATGGAGCTCAGAGCGTTTTCCCCCATTAAAATGGTGCTTTGCCTGGAGGGGGTTGGTGCACCAAGGGAAGAGCACAGGG of the Numida meleagris isolate 19003 breed g44 Domestic line chromosome 32, NumMel1.0, whole genome shotgun sequence genome contains:
- the LOC110389132 gene encoding uncharacterized protein LOC110389132 — translated: MRSADTPALPKAAGGCWVAMEMRMMLAAPWEDADLPGSGGEASCLFLGAVRCVDPSQSTDTPCPPAWQPIPPSTSILHFWAARSTQLRRAPAPQRSDGTLPSLHQPREAQGADKCMQRRRQHLQAAAPTSDVPPQEHQEGTQHPKASPLAALNAGAVSKPGQFGSLELTQLAAGISVNSIHRYYCQSDLTTRRGASALRGPVSN